The following proteins are co-located in the Lagenorhynchus albirostris chromosome 4, mLagAlb1.1, whole genome shotgun sequence genome:
- the LOC132519790 gene encoding growth-regulated alpha protein produces MARAANPAAARLLRAALLLLVLVAAGRRAAGAPVVTELRCQCLQTVQGIHLKNIQSVKVTPPGPHCGQTEVVATLKAGQEVCLNPEAPMVKKIINKMLNKDSAN; encoded by the exons ATGGCCCGCGCCGCGAACCCCGCCGCCGCCCGGCTCCTCCGCGCCGCGCTACTGCTTCTGGTCCTGGTGGCCGCCGGCCGGCGCGCAGCAG GGGCGCCTGTGGTCACCGAACTGCGCTGCCAGTGCCTGCAGACCGTGCAGGGGATTCACCTCAAGAACATCCAGAGCGTGAAGGTGACGCCCCCGGGACCCCACTGCGGCCAAACGGAAGTCGT AGCCACTCTCAAGGCTGGTCAGGAAGTTTGTCTCAACCCTGAAGCCCCCATggttaaaaaaatcatcaacaagATGCTAAACAA GGACAGTGCCAACTGA
- the LOC132519789 gene encoding growth-regulated alpha protein-like isoform X2: MARAANPAAARLLRAALLLLVLVAAGRRAAGAPVVTELRCQCLQTVQGIHLKNIQSVKMTPPGPHCGQTEVVATLKAGQEVCLNPEAPMVKKIINKMLNKDSAN, translated from the exons ATGGCCCGCGCCGCGAACCCCGCCGCCGCCCGGCTCCTCCGCGCCGCGCTACTGCTTCTGGTCCTGGTGGCCGCCGGCCGGCGCGCAGCAG GGGCGCCTGTGGTCACCGAACTGCGCTGCCAGTGCCTGCAGACCGTGCAGGGGATTCACCTCAAGAACATCCAGAGCGTGAAGATGACGCCCCCGGGACCCCACTGCGGCCAAACGGAAGTCGT AGCCACTCTCAAGGCTGGTCAGGAAGTTTGCCTCAACCCTGAAGCTCCCATggttaaaaaaatcatcaacaagATGCTAAACAA GGACAGTGCCAACTGA
- the LOC132519789 gene encoding growth-regulated alpha protein-like isoform X1, with protein sequence MARAANPAAARLLRAALLLLVLVAAGRRAAGAPVVTELRCQCLQTVQGIHLKNIQSVKMTPPGPHCGQTEVVATLKAGQEVCLNPEAPMVKKIINKMLNKGSTN encoded by the exons ATGGCCCGCGCCGCGAACCCCGCCGCCGCCCGGCTCCTCCGCGCCGCGCTACTGCTTCTGGTCCTGGTGGCCGCCGGCCGGCGCGCAGCAG GGGCGCCTGTGGTCACCGAACTGCGCTGCCAGTGCCTGCAGACCGTGCAGGGGATTCACCTCAAGAACATCCAGAGCGTGAAGATGACGCCCCCGGGACCCCACTGCGGCCAAACGGAAGTCGT AGCCACTCTCAAGGCTGGTCAGGAAGTTTGCCTCAACCCTGAAGCTCCCATggttaaaaaaatcatcaacaagATGCTAAACAA GGGCAGCACCAACTGA